One stretch of Trichocoleus desertorum ATA4-8-CV12 DNA includes these proteins:
- a CDS encoding precorrin-6A/cobalt-precorrin-6A reductase translates to MGGTQESAQLAVAIAEAQLACTVSVTTETAKQLYVFSVQKAENHAPLRVWVGRLTPETAASFLQQQQIVAVLDASHPYAVEISQLAIAITTQLGIPYLRFERPDWKEARGKDEGGRMRDEGGEIYASDVPVGWDEREKKEKGLVLQSFAELVATDILQGQRVLLIVGYRPLTLFQPWQDRATLFARLLPSVTALEAAIAAGFTPDRLFAMRPPLSPDLEKALWQHWQISLVVTKSSGIAGGEDVKRQVAMELGIPLIAIARPPITYPQQTSDLTTALEFCQQHLSRSS, encoded by the coding sequence ATCGGCGGCACCCAAGAAAGTGCTCAGTTAGCCGTTGCGATCGCTGAAGCTCAGCTTGCTTGCACCGTCTCAGTCACAACAGAAACCGCCAAACAGCTCTATGTTTTCTCTGTACAAAAGGCAGAGAACCATGCGCCCCTAAGAGTTTGGGTCGGACGATTAACCCCAGAGACAGCCGCATCCTTCCTGCAACAGCAACAAATTGTGGCAGTATTGGATGCCTCCCATCCCTATGCCGTAGAGATTTCGCAACTTGCGATCGCCATCACCACCCAGTTAGGTATTCCCTATCTTCGGTTTGAGCGGCCAGATTGGAAGGAGGCAAGAGGGAAGGATGAAGGAGGAAGGATGAGGGATGAAGGAGGAGAGATATACGCCTCTGACGTTCCTGTAGGGTGGGATGAAAGAGAAAAGAAAGAGAAAGGATTAGTTTTGCAGAGTTTTGCAGAGCTTGTGGCGACAGATATCCTTCAGGGGCAGCGGGTGTTGTTGATTGTGGGCTATCGGCCCCTAACCCTTTTCCAGCCCTGGCAAGACCGTGCCACCTTATTTGCGCGTTTGCTTCCCTCCGTCACAGCCCTAGAAGCCGCGATCGCCGCAGGTTTCACCCCCGACCGCCTGTTCGCCATGCGACCCCCCCTTTCCCCTGACCTAGAGAAAGCGTTGTGGCAACATTGGCAAATCTCATTAGTCGTGACCAAATCCTCCGGCATTGCTGGTGGAGAAGACGTAAAGCGACAAGTCGCAATGGAATTAGGTATCCCTTTGATTGCGATCGCCCGTCCCCCAATCACCTACCCGCAACAAACAAGCGACCTAACAACAGCCCTAGAATTCTGCCAACAGCACCTTAGTCGTAGCTCTTAA
- a CDS encoding YciI family protein, translating into MPKYVMQGRYCENVLEKRAPFRQAHLDGLAAQKESGTLITIGPTKDLTQCFGIYEAEDEQAVRQLVEADPYWQNGVWTEYNVYEWIQAV; encoded by the coding sequence ATGCCTAAATATGTGATGCAGGGGCGTTACTGTGAGAATGTCCTAGAGAAGCGCGCTCCTTTTCGCCAAGCTCATTTAGATGGTCTTGCGGCTCAAAAAGAGTCTGGGACTTTGATTACAATTGGGCCAACGAAGGATTTGACTCAGTGCTTTGGTATTTACGAAGCGGAGGATGAGCAGGCGGTTCGTCAGTTGGTTGAGGCTGATCCTTATTGGCAAAATGGGGTTTGGACGGAGTACAACGTTTATGAGTGGATTCAGGCGGTTTAA